The Sebastes umbrosus isolate fSebUmb1 chromosome 19, fSebUmb1.pri, whole genome shotgun sequence genome has a segment encoding these proteins:
- the znf618 gene encoding zinc finger protein 618 isoform X4, with amino-acid sequence MSAQEAPNPGKEQADGGSAAADGPSPTLVPKIKSTTPPPVTIKKEPETSETSNGKVGDANPAEICVVIGGNDGGASGGGSRRAQTEGMFALGTPPPTKSTDSCIGSYVCGVCGKKYKYYNCFQTHVRAHRESDSMVADGLPQTPNILSPHCSRIPIGDILIPDSFRYSCDICGKKYKYYSCFQEHRDLHAVDDPYEQVVLPVDGLKEEEPVEPYQKIGPREKALAHLRRDRGFSRQQRVSLQTQLAVFAETGSYVCEFCGKQYKYFNPYQEHVALHTPMGSFELKTSRVQEGSSMDMSKFGHGQAGKIKNSPFRWKLDSAIQSSLVDTNSSQNSSGTPSPLVASTFSTTQTDNENHTKGDSPKASSASGPQEQLWRGSQAQAHSSVKLQIQPQSISQRNHTVSQNNGLPEKERQQVAERLLRVMCSDLSMLNVLNSKDFLKLAQTLVDTGARHGAYSTRDAFGNMSALALRQLPRMYNQVKVKVTCALGSNASLGIAVTCHSQTSGPDACYVLTAYQVEGSRLKRYVLGVREAELREGPEQIHHWVQNVLSEFVMSDIRTVYVSEPKVWAAGFAGSPLGGGGRSRICLRCAGCSLGAVVQAVLGKRSLQARGLHELSELLLACRDISSSTTLSLREEQCTKTSTSTTEEGTQGGPAQCTSPPCWDRTAEALLQVHVHFEQICEAYGRSKATAPLLQGLNKHLLGTLACLLAPLRLAALELSRQRRPTLQQVLPVYLRLEKFFTSKAGEAGTGTASKLCHYFLEALKENFKVERAHQVAMVLDPQLKLCSVPAYQHEDIISRACEMAAEPRDGGMTGGGGSGGEERDTDGPPTPKISRVEGGVNNGGTSRGSSSSCTVSGNDEGQSQVRQEIFQYLAEPLLQGTPDLFQYWSSAVNDKFPKLARLAMWLLAVPAVGIRNECVTVCEQSLAMKRRQQVTAEEMNKLIFLRSNMG; translated from the exons ATGAGTGCACAAGAGGCACCCAATCCTGGGAAGGAGCAGGCGGATGGTGGGAGTGCGGCCGCAGATGGTCCCTCACCAACCTTAGTCCCAAAGATCAAGAGCACAACGCCACCACCTGTCACAATCAAGAAGGAGCCCGAGACCTCGGAGACGAGTAATGGGAAAGTGGGCGACGCCAACCCCGCTGAGATCTGCGTTGTCATCGGAGGAAATGACGGAGGAGCAAGTGGAGGTGGATCCCGTAGAGCTCAGACCGAGGGTATGTTTGCCCTTGGTACTCCTCCTCCAACGAAGAGCACAGACTCATGCATAG GTTCCTATGTGTGTGGGGTATGTGGGAAGAAGTACAAGTATTATAACTGCTTTCAGACACACGTCAGGGCACACAGAG AATCAGATAGCATGGTTGCGGACGGTCTACCCCAAACACCCAACA TCTTGTCTCCTCACTGTAGCCGCATCCCCATAGGTGACATCCTAATACCAG ATAGCTTTCGTTACTCCTGTGACATCTGTGGCAAGAAGTATAAATACTACAGCTGCTTCCAGGAGCACCGTGACCTGCATGCAGTTGATG ATCCATATGAACAGGTAGTGTTACCTGTAGATGGCCTTAAAGAGGAGGAGCCCGTTGAACCCTACCAGAAAATCGGACCAA GGGAAAAAGCACTCGCCCACCTCCGCAGAGACCGCGGGTTCAGCCGACAGCAGCGGGTGTCCCTTCAAACACAATTGGCAGTGTTCGCAG AAACTGGGAGCTACGTTTGCGAGTTCTGTGGGAAgcagtacaagtacttcaaCCCGTACCAGGAGCATGTTGCTCTTCACACACCAATGG GCTCCTTTGAATTGAAGACATCCCGGGTTCAGGAAGGCAGTAGCATGGATATGAGTAAATTTGGCCACGGCCAAGCTGGTAAGATAAAAA ACAGTCCATTCAGGTGGAAACTGGACAGTGCAATTCAGTCTAGTCTGGTTGACACAAACAGTTCGCAGAATTCAAGCG GAACTCCGAGCCCTCTGGTGGCCAGCACCTTCTCTACAACCCAGA cGGACAACGAGAACCACACCAAAGGGGACTCTCCCAAAGCCTCCTCAGCCTCCGGTCCTCAGGAGCAGCTGTGGAGAGGCTCTCAGGCTCAGGCCCATTCCTCAGTTAAACTACAAATCCAGCCTCAAAGTATCTCCCAGAGAAACCACACAGTCAGCC AGAATAATGGACTACCTGAGAAGGAACGACAGCAGGTGGCCGAGCGCCTCTTACGGGTAATGTGCTCAGATCTGAGCATGCTGAACGTGCTCAACAGCAAGGACTTCCTGAAGTTGGCACAGACCCTCGTGGATACGGGTGCTCGTCACGGCGCCTACTCCACCCGGGACGCTTTTGGCAACATGAGTGCCTTGGCGCTGCGCCAGCTGCCCCGCATGTACAACCAAGTCAAAGTGAAAGTCACGTGCGCTCTGGGCTCCAACGCTTCTCTCGGCATCGCTGTCACCTGCCACTCTCAGACGTCAGGCCCGGATGCTTGCTACGTTCTGACAGCCTACCAGGTGGAGGGGTCGAGACTGAAGCGCTACGTGCTCGGCGTGAGGGAGGCCGAGCTGAGGGAAGGGCCTGAGCAGATTCACCACTGGGTGCAGAATGTGCTGTCCGAGTTTGTGATGTCAGACATTCGCACCGTGTACGTCTCCGAGCCCAAAGTGTGGGCGGCGGGATTTGCGGGATCACCCCTCGGCGGTGGCGGCCGGAGCAGGATATGCTTGCGATGCGCGGGGTGTTCACTCGGCGCAGTTGTCCAGGCTGTTCTTGGGAAGCGCAGCCTTCAGGCTCGAGGTCTCCACGAGTTGTCCGAGCTTCTCTTGGCGTGCCGAgacatctcctcctccaccacgcTGTCCCTTCGCGAGGAGCAGTGCACCAAAACGTCCACAAGCACAACCGAGGAAGGCACGCAGGGCGGCCCCGCACAATGCACCTCCCCTCCTTGCTGGGATCGTACGGCCGAAGCTCTTCTGCAGGTTCACGTCCACTTCGAACAGATCTGTGAGGCTTACGGACGCAGTAAGGCCACGGCTCCGCTCCTCCAGGGTCTCAACAAGCATCTGCTGGGTACGCTGGCTTGTCTGCTGGCCCCTCTGCGTCTGGCTGCTCTGGAGctgagcagacagaggagaccaACCTTACAGCAGGTGCTGCCCGTCTACCTACGCCTGGAGAAGTTTTTCACGTCCAAAGCTGGAGAGGCTGGAACCGGCACAGCTAGCAAACTCTGCCACTACTTCCTAGAAGCACTTAAGGAAAATTTCAAG GTTGAACGAGCCCACCAGGTAGCCATGGTCCTGGACCCACAGCTCAAGCTGTGCTCAGTACCGGCCTACCAGCATGAAGACATAATCTCCCGCGCATGCGAAATGGCTGCTGAACCCAGGGATGGAGGTATGACCGGCGGCGGAGGTTCTGGTGGTGAAGAGCGGGACACCGACGGCCCACCGACCCCTAAAATAAGCCGCGTAGAGGGAGGGGTAAACAATGGCGGCACCTCAAGGGGGTCCTCCTCATCTTGCACAGTGTCCGGTAACGACGAGGGTCAGAGCCAAGTCAGACAAGAGATTTTCCAATACCTGGCCGAGCCTCTCCTCCAAGGCACACCTGACCTCTTCCAGTACTGGAGCTCGGCGGTGAACGATAAGTTCCCCAAGCTCGCTCGCCTGGCAATGTGGCTCCTCGCCGTGCCCGCTGTGGGCATACGCAACGAGTGCGTGACTGTGTGCGAGCAGAGCCTGGCCATGAAGAGGAGGCAGCAGGTAACCGCCGAGGAGATGAACAAACTCATTTTCCTTCGCTCCAACATGGGCTAG
- the znf618 gene encoding zinc finger protein 618 isoform X1, producing MSAQEAPNPGKEQADGGSAAADGPSPTLVPKIKSTTPPPVTIKKEPETSETSNGKVGDANPAEICVVIGGNDGGASGGGSRRAQTEGMFALGTPPPTKSTDSCIGSYVCGVCGKKYKYYNCFQTHVRAHRESDSMVADGLPQTPNILSPHCSRIPIGDILIPDSFRYSCDICGKKYKYYSCFQEHRDLHAVDDPYEQVVLPVDGLKEEEPVEPYQKIGPREKALAHLRRDRGFSRQQRVSLQTQLAVFAETGSYVCEFCGKQYKYFNPYQEHVALHTPMGSFELKTSRVQEGSSMDMSKFGHGQAGKIKNSPFRWKLDSAIQSSLVDTNSSQNSSGTPSPLVASTFSTTQKPYTCGACGIQFQFYNNLLEHMQSHAADNENHTKGDSPKASSASGPQEQLWRGSQAQAHSSVKLQIQPQSISQRNHTVSQNNGLPEKERQQVAERLLRVMCSDLSMLNVLNSKDFLKLAQTLVDTGARHGAYSTRDAFGNMSALALRQLPRMYNQVKVKVTCALGSNASLGIAVTCHSQTSGPDACYVLTAYQVEGSRLKRYVLGVREAELREGPEQIHHWVQNVLSEFVMSDIRTVYVSEPKVWAAGFAGSPLGGGGRSRICLRCAGCSLGAVVQAVLGKRSLQARGLHELSELLLACRDISSSTTLSLREEQCTKTSTSTTEEGTQGGPAQCTSPPCWDRTAEALLQVHVHFEQICEAYGRSKATAPLLQGLNKHLLGTLACLLAPLRLAALELSRQRRPTLQQVLPVYLRLEKFFTSKAGEAGTGTASKLCHYFLEALKENFKVERAHQVAMVLDPQLKLCSVPAYQHEDIISRACEMAAEPRDGGMTGGGGSGGEERDTDGPPTPKISRVEGGVNNGGTSRGSSSSCTVSGNDEGQSQVRQEIFQYLAEPLLQGTPDLFQYWSSAVNDKFPKLARLAMWLLAVPAVGIRNECVTVCEQSLAMKRRQQVTAEEMNKLIFLRSNMG from the exons ATGAGTGCACAAGAGGCACCCAATCCTGGGAAGGAGCAGGCGGATGGTGGGAGTGCGGCCGCAGATGGTCCCTCACCAACCTTAGTCCCAAAGATCAAGAGCACAACGCCACCACCTGTCACAATCAAGAAGGAGCCCGAGACCTCGGAGACGAGTAATGGGAAAGTGGGCGACGCCAACCCCGCTGAGATCTGCGTTGTCATCGGAGGAAATGACGGAGGAGCAAGTGGAGGTGGATCCCGTAGAGCTCAGACCGAGGGTATGTTTGCCCTTGGTACTCCTCCTCCAACGAAGAGCACAGACTCATGCATAG GTTCCTATGTGTGTGGGGTATGTGGGAAGAAGTACAAGTATTATAACTGCTTTCAGACACACGTCAGGGCACACAGAG AATCAGATAGCATGGTTGCGGACGGTCTACCCCAAACACCCAACA TCTTGTCTCCTCACTGTAGCCGCATCCCCATAGGTGACATCCTAATACCAG ATAGCTTTCGTTACTCCTGTGACATCTGTGGCAAGAAGTATAAATACTACAGCTGCTTCCAGGAGCACCGTGACCTGCATGCAGTTGATG ATCCATATGAACAGGTAGTGTTACCTGTAGATGGCCTTAAAGAGGAGGAGCCCGTTGAACCCTACCAGAAAATCGGACCAA GGGAAAAAGCACTCGCCCACCTCCGCAGAGACCGCGGGTTCAGCCGACAGCAGCGGGTGTCCCTTCAAACACAATTGGCAGTGTTCGCAG AAACTGGGAGCTACGTTTGCGAGTTCTGTGGGAAgcagtacaagtacttcaaCCCGTACCAGGAGCATGTTGCTCTTCACACACCAATGG GCTCCTTTGAATTGAAGACATCCCGGGTTCAGGAAGGCAGTAGCATGGATATGAGTAAATTTGGCCACGGCCAAGCTGGTAAGATAAAAA ACAGTCCATTCAGGTGGAAACTGGACAGTGCAATTCAGTCTAGTCTGGTTGACACAAACAGTTCGCAGAATTCAAGCG GAACTCCGAGCCCTCTGGTGGCCAGCACCTTCTCTACAACCCAGA AACCCTACACTTGTGGTGCCTGTGGCATCCAGTTCCAGTTCTACAACAACCTGCTGGAGCACATGCAGTCCCACGCTG cGGACAACGAGAACCACACCAAAGGGGACTCTCCCAAAGCCTCCTCAGCCTCCGGTCCTCAGGAGCAGCTGTGGAGAGGCTCTCAGGCTCAGGCCCATTCCTCAGTTAAACTACAAATCCAGCCTCAAAGTATCTCCCAGAGAAACCACACAGTCAGCC AGAATAATGGACTACCTGAGAAGGAACGACAGCAGGTGGCCGAGCGCCTCTTACGGGTAATGTGCTCAGATCTGAGCATGCTGAACGTGCTCAACAGCAAGGACTTCCTGAAGTTGGCACAGACCCTCGTGGATACGGGTGCTCGTCACGGCGCCTACTCCACCCGGGACGCTTTTGGCAACATGAGTGCCTTGGCGCTGCGCCAGCTGCCCCGCATGTACAACCAAGTCAAAGTGAAAGTCACGTGCGCTCTGGGCTCCAACGCTTCTCTCGGCATCGCTGTCACCTGCCACTCTCAGACGTCAGGCCCGGATGCTTGCTACGTTCTGACAGCCTACCAGGTGGAGGGGTCGAGACTGAAGCGCTACGTGCTCGGCGTGAGGGAGGCCGAGCTGAGGGAAGGGCCTGAGCAGATTCACCACTGGGTGCAGAATGTGCTGTCCGAGTTTGTGATGTCAGACATTCGCACCGTGTACGTCTCCGAGCCCAAAGTGTGGGCGGCGGGATTTGCGGGATCACCCCTCGGCGGTGGCGGCCGGAGCAGGATATGCTTGCGATGCGCGGGGTGTTCACTCGGCGCAGTTGTCCAGGCTGTTCTTGGGAAGCGCAGCCTTCAGGCTCGAGGTCTCCACGAGTTGTCCGAGCTTCTCTTGGCGTGCCGAgacatctcctcctccaccacgcTGTCCCTTCGCGAGGAGCAGTGCACCAAAACGTCCACAAGCACAACCGAGGAAGGCACGCAGGGCGGCCCCGCACAATGCACCTCCCCTCCTTGCTGGGATCGTACGGCCGAAGCTCTTCTGCAGGTTCACGTCCACTTCGAACAGATCTGTGAGGCTTACGGACGCAGTAAGGCCACGGCTCCGCTCCTCCAGGGTCTCAACAAGCATCTGCTGGGTACGCTGGCTTGTCTGCTGGCCCCTCTGCGTCTGGCTGCTCTGGAGctgagcagacagaggagaccaACCTTACAGCAGGTGCTGCCCGTCTACCTACGCCTGGAGAAGTTTTTCACGTCCAAAGCTGGAGAGGCTGGAACCGGCACAGCTAGCAAACTCTGCCACTACTTCCTAGAAGCACTTAAGGAAAATTTCAAG GTTGAACGAGCCCACCAGGTAGCCATGGTCCTGGACCCACAGCTCAAGCTGTGCTCAGTACCGGCCTACCAGCATGAAGACATAATCTCCCGCGCATGCGAAATGGCTGCTGAACCCAGGGATGGAGGTATGACCGGCGGCGGAGGTTCTGGTGGTGAAGAGCGGGACACCGACGGCCCACCGACCCCTAAAATAAGCCGCGTAGAGGGAGGGGTAAACAATGGCGGCACCTCAAGGGGGTCCTCCTCATCTTGCACAGTGTCCGGTAACGACGAGGGTCAGAGCCAAGTCAGACAAGAGATTTTCCAATACCTGGCCGAGCCTCTCCTCCAAGGCACACCTGACCTCTTCCAGTACTGGAGCTCGGCGGTGAACGATAAGTTCCCCAAGCTCGCTCGCCTGGCAATGTGGCTCCTCGCCGTGCCCGCTGTGGGCATACGCAACGAGTGCGTGACTGTGTGCGAGCAGAGCCTGGCCATGAAGAGGAGGCAGCAGGTAACCGCCGAGGAGATGAACAAACTCATTTTCCTTCGCTCCAACATGGGCTAG
- the znf618 gene encoding zinc finger protein 618 isoform X6 — protein sequence MSAQEAPNPGKEQADGGSAAADGPSPTLVPKIKSTTPPPVTIKKEPETSETSNGKVGDANPAEICVVIGGNDGGASGGGSRRAQTEGSYVCGVCGKKYKYYNCFQTHVRAHRESDSMVADGLPQTPNNSFRYSCDICGKKYKYYSCFQEHRDLHAVDDPYEQVVLPVDGLKEEEPVEPYQKIGPREKALAHLRRDRGFSRQQRVSLQTQLAVFAETGSYVCEFCGKQYKYFNPYQEHVALHTPMGSFELKTSRVQEGSSMDMSKFGHGQAGKIKNSPFRWKLDSAIQSSLVDTNSSQNSSGTPSPLVASTFSTTQKPYTCGACGIQFQFYNNLLEHMQSHAADNENHTKGDSPKASSASGPQEQLWRGSQAQAHSSVKLQIQPQSISQRNHTVSQNNGLPEKERQQVAERLLRVMCSDLSMLNVLNSKDFLKLAQTLVDTGARHGAYSTRDAFGNMSALALRQLPRMYNQVKVKVTCALGSNASLGIAVTCHSQTSGPDACYVLTAYQVEGSRLKRYVLGVREAELREGPEQIHHWVQNVLSEFVMSDIRTVYVSEPKVWAAGFAGSPLGGGGRSRICLRCAGCSLGAVVQAVLGKRSLQARGLHELSELLLACRDISSSTTLSLREEQCTKTSTSTTEEGTQGGPAQCTSPPCWDRTAEALLQVHVHFEQICEAYGRSKATAPLLQGLNKHLLGTLACLLAPLRLAALELSRQRRPTLQQVLPVYLRLEKFFTSKAGEAGTGTASKLCHYFLEALKENFKVERAHQVAMVLDPQLKLCSVPAYQHEDIISRACEMAAEPRDGGMTGGGGSGGEERDTDGPPTPKISRVEGGVNNGGTSRGSSSSCTVSGNDEGQSQVRQEIFQYLAEPLLQGTPDLFQYWSSAVNDKFPKLARLAMWLLAVPAVGIRNECVTVCEQSLAMKRRQQVTAEEMNKLIFLRSNMG from the exons ATGAGTGCACAAGAGGCACCCAATCCTGGGAAGGAGCAGGCGGATGGTGGGAGTGCGGCCGCAGATGGTCCCTCACCAACCTTAGTCCCAAAGATCAAGAGCACAACGCCACCACCTGTCACAATCAAGAAGGAGCCCGAGACCTCGGAGACGAGTAATGGGAAAGTGGGCGACGCCAACCCCGCTGAGATCTGCGTTGTCATCGGAGGAAATGACGGAGGAGCAAGTGGAGGTGGATCCCGTAGAGCTCAGACCGAGG GTTCCTATGTGTGTGGGGTATGTGGGAAGAAGTACAAGTATTATAACTGCTTTCAGACACACGTCAGGGCACACAGAG AATCAGATAGCATGGTTGCGGACGGTCTACCCCAAACACCCAACA ATAGCTTTCGTTACTCCTGTGACATCTGTGGCAAGAAGTATAAATACTACAGCTGCTTCCAGGAGCACCGTGACCTGCATGCAGTTGATG ATCCATATGAACAGGTAGTGTTACCTGTAGATGGCCTTAAAGAGGAGGAGCCCGTTGAACCCTACCAGAAAATCGGACCAA GGGAAAAAGCACTCGCCCACCTCCGCAGAGACCGCGGGTTCAGCCGACAGCAGCGGGTGTCCCTTCAAACACAATTGGCAGTGTTCGCAG AAACTGGGAGCTACGTTTGCGAGTTCTGTGGGAAgcagtacaagtacttcaaCCCGTACCAGGAGCATGTTGCTCTTCACACACCAATGG GCTCCTTTGAATTGAAGACATCCCGGGTTCAGGAAGGCAGTAGCATGGATATGAGTAAATTTGGCCACGGCCAAGCTGGTAAGATAAAAA ACAGTCCATTCAGGTGGAAACTGGACAGTGCAATTCAGTCTAGTCTGGTTGACACAAACAGTTCGCAGAATTCAAGCG GAACTCCGAGCCCTCTGGTGGCCAGCACCTTCTCTACAACCCAGA AACCCTACACTTGTGGTGCCTGTGGCATCCAGTTCCAGTTCTACAACAACCTGCTGGAGCACATGCAGTCCCACGCTG cGGACAACGAGAACCACACCAAAGGGGACTCTCCCAAAGCCTCCTCAGCCTCCGGTCCTCAGGAGCAGCTGTGGAGAGGCTCTCAGGCTCAGGCCCATTCCTCAGTTAAACTACAAATCCAGCCTCAAAGTATCTCCCAGAGAAACCACACAGTCAGCC AGAATAATGGACTACCTGAGAAGGAACGACAGCAGGTGGCCGAGCGCCTCTTACGGGTAATGTGCTCAGATCTGAGCATGCTGAACGTGCTCAACAGCAAGGACTTCCTGAAGTTGGCACAGACCCTCGTGGATACGGGTGCTCGTCACGGCGCCTACTCCACCCGGGACGCTTTTGGCAACATGAGTGCCTTGGCGCTGCGCCAGCTGCCCCGCATGTACAACCAAGTCAAAGTGAAAGTCACGTGCGCTCTGGGCTCCAACGCTTCTCTCGGCATCGCTGTCACCTGCCACTCTCAGACGTCAGGCCCGGATGCTTGCTACGTTCTGACAGCCTACCAGGTGGAGGGGTCGAGACTGAAGCGCTACGTGCTCGGCGTGAGGGAGGCCGAGCTGAGGGAAGGGCCTGAGCAGATTCACCACTGGGTGCAGAATGTGCTGTCCGAGTTTGTGATGTCAGACATTCGCACCGTGTACGTCTCCGAGCCCAAAGTGTGGGCGGCGGGATTTGCGGGATCACCCCTCGGCGGTGGCGGCCGGAGCAGGATATGCTTGCGATGCGCGGGGTGTTCACTCGGCGCAGTTGTCCAGGCTGTTCTTGGGAAGCGCAGCCTTCAGGCTCGAGGTCTCCACGAGTTGTCCGAGCTTCTCTTGGCGTGCCGAgacatctcctcctccaccacgcTGTCCCTTCGCGAGGAGCAGTGCACCAAAACGTCCACAAGCACAACCGAGGAAGGCACGCAGGGCGGCCCCGCACAATGCACCTCCCCTCCTTGCTGGGATCGTACGGCCGAAGCTCTTCTGCAGGTTCACGTCCACTTCGAACAGATCTGTGAGGCTTACGGACGCAGTAAGGCCACGGCTCCGCTCCTCCAGGGTCTCAACAAGCATCTGCTGGGTACGCTGGCTTGTCTGCTGGCCCCTCTGCGTCTGGCTGCTCTGGAGctgagcagacagaggagaccaACCTTACAGCAGGTGCTGCCCGTCTACCTACGCCTGGAGAAGTTTTTCACGTCCAAAGCTGGAGAGGCTGGAACCGGCACAGCTAGCAAACTCTGCCACTACTTCCTAGAAGCACTTAAGGAAAATTTCAAG GTTGAACGAGCCCACCAGGTAGCCATGGTCCTGGACCCACAGCTCAAGCTGTGCTCAGTACCGGCCTACCAGCATGAAGACATAATCTCCCGCGCATGCGAAATGGCTGCTGAACCCAGGGATGGAGGTATGACCGGCGGCGGAGGTTCTGGTGGTGAAGAGCGGGACACCGACGGCCCACCGACCCCTAAAATAAGCCGCGTAGAGGGAGGGGTAAACAATGGCGGCACCTCAAGGGGGTCCTCCTCATCTTGCACAGTGTCCGGTAACGACGAGGGTCAGAGCCAAGTCAGACAAGAGATTTTCCAATACCTGGCCGAGCCTCTCCTCCAAGGCACACCTGACCTCTTCCAGTACTGGAGCTCGGCGGTGAACGATAAGTTCCCCAAGCTCGCTCGCCTGGCAATGTGGCTCCTCGCCGTGCCCGCTGTGGGCATACGCAACGAGTGCGTGACTGTGTGCGAGCAGAGCCTGGCCATGAAGAGGAGGCAGCAGGTAACCGCCGAGGAGATGAACAAACTCATTTTCCTTCGCTCCAACATGGGCTAG